Proteins encoded by one window of Gemmatimonadaceae bacterium:
- a CDS encoding prepilin-type N-terminal cleavage/methylation domain-containing protein — MLQNRKGFTLIELLIVVVIIGILAAIAIPKFANTKSKAYVTAMKSDLRNMVTAEEAFFSDSSKYSTNLSAINFKQSTGVNTPAVVVGAGYWSATVTHSQLSGHTCAIAVNTANPLVTTAGEGEPVCN, encoded by the coding sequence ATGCTGCAGAATCGCAAGGGCTTCACGCTCATCGAGCTTCTGATCGTCGTCGTGATCATCGGCATTCTGGCCGCGATCGCGATCCCCAAGTTCGCGAACACTAAGTCCAAGGCGTACGTCACGGCCATGAAGTCGGACCTCCGCAACATGGTGACGGCGGAAGAGGCCTTCTTCTCGGATTCGTCCAAGTACTCCACGAACCTGAGCGCCATCAACTTCAAGCAGTCGACGGGCGTGAACACGCCGGCCGTCGTGGTGGGCGCCGGCTACTGGTCGGCTACCGTCACCCACAGCCAGCTGTCGGGCCACACCTGCGCCATCGCGGTGAACACGGCCAACCCGCTCGTGACCACGGCGGGCGAGGGCGAGCCGGTCTGTAACTGA
- a CDS encoding PilN domain-containing protein translates to MTSGFSDRIKDRWLAAAVVCGVVSLAAVGAMYVYQSRQESQLTNAEQLGLADSTRYASVLNERVHLEAKRDTLLRQLNIIRAIDGDRFVWPHVLEEVSQALPPYTWLTGLTYTGTPQGQNIVTARPPGDEAPKAKKVARLDTTIPLDTVRVRVLGRTVDIQALTRFMKGLEDSPFLGNVTLDKSEVAVDNGVQVTDFQLTMLYTRPDSSVIHRVPLNVSVK, encoded by the coding sequence TTGACGTCGGGATTTTCGGATCGCATCAAGGATCGGTGGCTCGCGGCCGCCGTGGTCTGCGGCGTCGTGTCGCTGGCGGCCGTCGGGGCCATGTATGTGTACCAGAGCCGCCAGGAGTCGCAACTCACCAATGCCGAGCAGCTCGGACTGGCCGACTCCACGCGCTACGCCTCGGTGCTCAACGAACGCGTGCACCTGGAAGCCAAGCGCGACACGCTGCTCCGTCAGCTCAACATCATCCGCGCCATCGACGGCGATCGGTTCGTCTGGCCGCACGTGCTCGAGGAAGTGAGTCAGGCGCTGCCGCCGTACACCTGGCTCACCGGGCTCACGTACACGGGCACGCCGCAGGGCCAGAACATCGTCACCGCGCGCCCGCCCGGGGATGAAGCGCCCAAGGCCAAGAAGGTCGCCAGGCTGGACACCACCATTCCGCTCGATACGGTGCGCGTACGCGTGCTGGGCCGGACGGTGGACATCCAGGCGCTCACGCGGTTCATGAAGGGTCTCGAAGACTCGCCGTTCCTCGGCAACGTGACGCTCGACAAGTCGGAAGTCGCGGTGGACAACGGCGTCCAGGTCACCGACTTCCAGCTGACGATGCTCTATACGCGCCCGGACTCGAGCGTCATCCATCGGGTGCCTCTCAACGTTTCGGTGAAATAG
- a CDS encoding AMIN domain-containing protein produces the protein MKRVMTLVAALAVALVAGAWRPAAGPDAGAVTSLSVVPMSGRAQVLIGVGGTVSVQDFTLQDPDRLIVDISGASLRVPTGGYDQADRGGVLGVRYSQFSRGVVRVVVTLDAPHRYSVAQENGRIRVTVDGTSADFAAWHVGSALTEAAPHVDAAPAAENPAPVPVTAPAAPARLSLKAVSAARLTTFEPQHTTQPRITVSWENADIRDVVAAFSTYSGRTIILSKGVDAAKITANITDQPWDVALRVVLNANGLDAVEDPSGILIVDTQEHIAARRAAAPLVTRTFRLNYAKAFNLMPSVQVRLSRDCGTQGQGQQQQGQPTGTVGGAGEGGNAAPVTTNLSCPVRGAVTVDTTTNSMSVTDVAGNIDSLEAYAKSLDLRQPQVNIKAKIILVDRTSLEALGLQYDIGSAHQYFNDLVPRLDSTGKPQTTPGVIYLGGNTISAIANATQSVPGAALKAVYSAAMGGFSFTSFIQALTTISLLDVQAEPSVTTLNNRTANLTAGTQVPIRVVDASSVGGQTGPKATVSFHQTGIILTVTPQITANHQIQMTVHAENSDVQTFSNDVGAVFPTQSVDNVMLVADGQTAVMGGLTQNTVTVTKSGIPVLVDLPILGKLFGFTQRSETKRDLLILITPHIVDDGQPMPGDGSSH, from the coding sequence ATGAAGCGAGTGATGACGCTTGTCGCGGCGCTGGCCGTCGCGCTCGTCGCCGGCGCGTGGCGGCCGGCCGCCGGGCCGGACGCGGGAGCCGTGACGTCGTTGAGCGTCGTGCCGATGAGCGGCCGCGCCCAAGTCCTGATCGGAGTGGGCGGCACGGTGTCGGTTCAGGATTTCACGCTCCAGGATCCTGACCGGCTGATCGTCGACATCAGCGGCGCATCGCTGCGCGTGCCCACGGGCGGCTACGACCAGGCCGACCGCGGCGGCGTGCTCGGCGTGCGCTATTCACAGTTCAGCCGCGGCGTGGTGCGCGTGGTCGTCACGCTCGACGCCCCGCACCGGTACTCCGTGGCCCAGGAGAACGGCCGCATCCGCGTGACGGTGGACGGGACGTCCGCCGACTTCGCGGCCTGGCACGTGGGCTCGGCGCTCACCGAGGCCGCGCCGCACGTGGACGCCGCGCCGGCCGCCGAGAACCCGGCGCCGGTCCCGGTGACCGCGCCGGCCGCCCCGGCCCGCCTGTCGCTCAAGGCCGTATCCGCGGCACGCCTCACCACCTTCGAACCGCAGCACACCACGCAGCCCCGCATCACCGTGAGCTGGGAGAACGCCGACATCCGCGACGTCGTCGCGGCATTCTCCACGTACTCCGGCCGCACGATCATCCTGTCCAAGGGTGTCGACGCCGCGAAGATCACCGCCAACATCACCGACCAGCCGTGGGACGTCGCGCTCCGCGTCGTCCTCAACGCCAACGGGCTCGACGCCGTCGAGGATCCCAGCGGCATCCTGATCGTCGATACACAGGAACACATCGCGGCCCGCCGCGCGGCGGCGCCACTCGTCACGCGCACGTTCCGCCTGAACTACGCCAAGGCCTTCAATCTCATGCCGAGCGTGCAGGTGCGCCTGTCGCGCGATTGCGGCACGCAGGGCCAGGGCCAGCAGCAGCAGGGCCAGCCCACCGGCACCGTCGGCGGCGCGGGCGAAGGCGGCAACGCGGCGCCGGTGACCACCAACCTGAGCTGTCCGGTGCGCGGCGCGGTCACGGTGGACACCACCACCAACAGCATGAGCGTCACCGACGTGGCCGGCAACATCGACTCGCTCGAAGCCTACGCCAAGAGCCTCGACCTCCGGCAGCCGCAGGTGAACATCAAGGCCAAGATCATCCTCGTGGACCGGACCTCGCTCGAGGCCCTCGGTCTGCAGTACGACATCGGCAGCGCACATCAGTACTTCAACGACCTGGTGCCGCGCCTCGACTCCACCGGCAAGCCGCAGACCACGCCCGGCGTGATCTACCTGGGCGGCAACACGATCTCGGCGATCGCCAACGCCACGCAGTCGGTGCCCGGCGCCGCGCTCAAGGCCGTGTACTCGGCGGCCATGGGCGGGTTCAGCTTCACCAGCTTCATCCAGGCGCTGACCACGATCTCGCTGCTCGACGTGCAGGCCGAACCGAGCGTGACCACGCTCAACAACCGCACGGCCAACCTCACCGCCGGCACCCAGGTGCCGATCCGCGTGGTGGATGCGTCGTCGGTGGGCGGCCAGACGGGCCCCAAGGCCACCGTGAGCTTCCACCAGACCGGTATCATCCTCACCGTCACGCCGCAGATCACGGCCAATCACCAGATCCAGATGACCGTGCACGCCGAGAACTCCGACGTGCAGACCTTCTCCAACGACGTCGGCGCGGTGTTTCCCACGCAGAGCGTGGACAACGTGATGCTCGTGGCCGATGGACAGACGGCCGTCATGGGCGGACTCACGCAGAACACCGTCACCGTGACCAAGAGCGGGATCCCGGTCCTCGTCGACCTGCCCATTCTCGGCAAGCTGTTCGGCTTCACGCAGCGATCGGAAACCAAACGCGATCTCCTCATCCTCATCACGCCGCACATCGTTGACGATGGGCAGCCGATGCCGGGTGACGGAAGCTCGCACTAG
- a CDS encoding prepilin-type N-terminal cleavage/methylation domain-containing protein: MRPASVCVHARSRSHRRRLRRGFTLVELLVALVLFDGALLAMAGNAALLVRLHATANRRAAAAAAAATRIALLRAQGCPDAATGTASPAPGLVEHWAVARLGATARLLYDSVTYDARAPQAAFVLRAALVC, translated from the coding sequence ATGCGGCCTGCCTCCGTATGCGTTCACGCCCGTTCCCGTTCCCATCGCCGCCGACTCCGGCGCGGATTCACGCTCGTCGAGTTGCTCGTGGCACTCGTGCTGTTCGACGGTGCGCTGCTGGCCATGGCCGGGAACGCCGCCCTGCTCGTCCGGCTGCACGCCACGGCCAACCGGCGGGCCGCCGCGGCTGCGGCCGCCGCCACGCGCATTGCGCTCCTCCGGGCGCAGGGCTGTCCCGATGCCGCCACCGGCACCGCATCGCCGGCGCCCGGCCTGGTCGAACACTGGGCGGTGGCCCGCCTGGGTGCCACCGCCCGCCTGCTGTACGACAGCGTGACGTACGACGCGCGGGCGCCGCAGGCCGCGTTCGTGCTGCGCGCCGCCCTGGTCTGCTAG
- the pilM gene encoding type IV pilus assembly protein PilM, producing MAFLGRSKTTIGLDIGSGLIKVAVIDHSKGEPELVKVATAPLLVDAIVEGEVMDPGIVAEAIQSAMLAAGVKAKQVVTAVGGRDVIIKKIQIERVKEQQARELMRWEAEQHVPFDMESVELDFQILDPDGDGLEMSVLLVAAKRELVESKLRVLTDAGLEAGIVDVDAFALHNAFELNHPDAMTGVVALVNVGHEVTNINILEDGVPILTRDLAVGTRRFREDLQRERGLSADDSQALLQGFDRSPHLDVILEGRGEEIALGIERAVAFLASNSRTASSVRAVYTCGGGSRIPGLTGMLANRLKLAVEQANPLASLKVRDGALDSLVTDEIAPLLMLPIGLALRKVA from the coding sequence ATGGCATTCCTTGGTCGGAGCAAGACGACAATCGGCCTGGATATCGGATCGGGCCTGATCAAAGTCGCGGTGATCGATCACTCGAAGGGCGAGCCGGAACTGGTGAAGGTTGCCACGGCGCCGCTGCTCGTCGACGCCATCGTCGAGGGCGAGGTGATGGATCCCGGCATCGTCGCCGAGGCGATCCAGTCGGCGATGCTGGCGGCGGGCGTCAAAGCCAAGCAGGTGGTGACGGCCGTGGGCGGGCGCGACGTGATCATCAAGAAGATCCAGATCGAGCGCGTGAAGGAGCAGCAGGCGCGCGAGTTGATGCGCTGGGAAGCCGAGCAGCACGTGCCCTTCGATATGGAATCGGTGGAGCTGGACTTCCAGATCCTCGATCCTGACGGCGACGGGTTGGAGATGAGCGTGTTGCTGGTGGCGGCCAAGCGCGAGTTGGTGGAATCCAAGCTGCGCGTGCTGACCGACGCGGGGCTCGAGGCCGGCATCGTGGACGTGGATGCGTTCGCGCTGCACAACGCGTTCGAGCTCAACCATCCCGACGCGATGACGGGGGTGGTGGCGCTGGTGAACGTGGGGCATGAAGTCACGAACATCAACATCCTCGAGGACGGCGTGCCGATTCTCACCCGCGACCTGGCGGTGGGGACGCGGCGGTTCCGCGAGGATCTACAGCGCGAGCGCGGCCTGAGCGCCGACGACTCGCAGGCGCTGTTGCAGGGATTCGACCGCTCGCCGCACCTCGACGTGATTCTCGAGGGCCGCGGCGAGGAGATCGCGTTGGGCATCGAGCGGGCGGTGGCGTTTCTCGCCTCCAACTCGCGCACGGCAAGTTCGGTGCGGGCCGTCTACACCTGTGGCGGCGGGTCCCGGATTCCGGGGCTCACCGGCATGCTGGCCAACCGACTGAAGCTCGCCGTGGAGCAGGCCAACCCGTTGGCATCGCTGAAGGTGCGTGACGGGGCGCTGGACTCGCTCGTCACTGACGAAATCGCACCGCTCCTGATGCTTCCCATCGGGCTGGCGCTGCGGAAGGTCGCATAG
- the pilO gene encoding type 4a pilus biogenesis protein PilO: MALLPTGRNDQIKLMVVILFLAIAGLYYQYVWTPKALVLQLASEHVDSLQAMNKKAKDDVARGSIDKLRAQANEYAGEVEIMRQLVPTGNEVPALLEAVSTAARQVGLDISSVSPDGVTQGDQFDTYKYKLGVTGPYHKIAEFLTNVGELRRIVAPINVSLTPSSANDRNKNPMVHLLDATFDIQTYVAHTSPAAMPLKEGK, translated from the coding sequence ATGGCTCTCCTTCCGACCGGCCGAAACGATCAGATCAAGCTCATGGTGGTCATCCTGTTCCTGGCCATCGCCGGGCTGTACTACCAGTACGTGTGGACGCCCAAGGCCCTCGTGCTGCAGCTGGCCAGCGAGCACGTCGACAGCCTGCAGGCCATGAACAAGAAGGCCAAGGACGACGTGGCGCGCGGCAGCATCGACAAGCTGCGGGCGCAGGCCAACGAGTATGCGGGCGAAGTGGAGATCATGCGTCAACTCGTGCCCACCGGCAACGAAGTGCCGGCGCTGCTCGAGGCGGTGTCCACCGCGGCGCGCCAGGTGGGGCTCGACATCTCGTCGGTCTCGCCCGACGGCGTCACGCAGGGTGACCAGTTCGATACCTACAAGTACAAGCTCGGAGTCACCGGGCCCTATCACAAGATCGCGGAGTTCCTCACCAACGTGGGCGAACTGCGCCGCATCGTGGCGCCGATCAACGTGTCGTTGACCCCGTCCAGCGCCAACGACCGGAACAAGAACCCCATGGTGCATCTGCTCGACGCGACGTTCGACATCCAGACGTACGTCGCCCACACCTCCCCGGCGGCGATGCCGCTCAAGGAGGGCAAGTGA